The following proteins are encoded in a genomic region of Clostridium kluyveri:
- a CDS encoding inorganic phosphate transporter codes for MLSSTLILTVVIVIIALVFDIINGFHDSANAIACCVSTRVMTLKDAVVMSAFFNFIGAFMSVKVAQTVGKGIVNPNDITQNVIIAALLGAIIWNLITWYFGIPSSSSHALIGGLVGSAIVYKSSFLIINWGSLFFEVILWLILSPIMGFIIGFVFMTIMNMILKNTRPSTVTKIFSKAQIFSAMLIAFNHGGNDAQKTMGIITMTLVSTGFLQVFAVPLWVKVCCALAMALGTSLGGKKIIKTMGCKMAKMAPVNGFSAEMGASAVIFTATMFNAPVSTTHIITTAIMGVGASKRFSAVRWAVVKDIVFAWIVTIPGCALISGVLVFLIELI; via the coding sequence ATGCTTAGCAGTACTTTAATTTTAACAGTAGTAATAGTAATAATTGCATTGGTATTTGATATAATAAATGGTTTCCATGATAGTGCAAATGCTATAGCTTGTTGTGTATCTACCAGGGTTATGACACTTAAAGATGCGGTAGTAATGTCAGCTTTTTTTAATTTTATAGGAGCATTTATGAGTGTAAAGGTAGCACAAACAGTGGGAAAAGGTATAGTAAATCCCAATGATATTACTCAGAATGTAATTATAGCAGCACTTTTAGGGGCTATAATATGGAATTTAATAACCTGGTATTTTGGAATACCAAGCAGTTCTTCTCATGCATTAATAGGAGGGTTAGTTGGTTCTGCTATTGTATATAAAAGTTCTTTTCTCATAATCAATTGGGGGAGTCTTTTTTTTGAAGTTATACTTTGGCTTATACTATCACCTATAATGGGATTTATAATAGGATTTGTATTTATGACTATTATGAATATGATTTTAAAAAATACAAGACCCAGTACAGTAACCAAGATTTTTTCAAAAGCTCAGATATTTTCTGCTATGCTGATAGCTTTTAATCATGGAGGAAATGATGCGCAAAAGACCATGGGAATTATAACCATGACCCTGGTAAGTACAGGTTTTCTTCAGGTATTTGCTGTTCCGTTGTGGGTAAAAGTTTGTTGTGCACTGGCTATGGCTTTAGGTACAAGCCTTGGCGGAAAAAAGATAATAAAAACTATGGGATGTAAAATGGCTAAAATGGCACCTGTAAATGGCTTTTCAGCAGAAATGGGAGCCTCAGCAGTAATATTTACTGCCACTATGTTTAATGCACCAGTAAGTACAACTCACATAATAACTACAGCCATAATGGGAGTCGGTGCATCTAAGAGATTTTCGGCGGTAAGATGGGCTGTGGTAAAAGATATAGTTTTTGCATGGATAGTAACCATACCTGGCTGTGCACTTATTTCAGGAGTTTTAGTATTTTTGATAGAGTTAATTTAA